A stretch of the Tachyglossus aculeatus isolate mTacAcu1 chromosome 6, mTacAcu1.pri, whole genome shotgun sequence genome encodes the following:
- the LOC119929644 gene encoding nudix hydrolase 24, chloroplastic-like has protein sequence MATGPGWAEGIRGLLQKFTSFRRPGGCLPLLVGEEPVGLVPPAVARELSGFPEVFSVGAEGPGPAQVRLNGSLTSCPQRSAAVARVLARLRDRRAFPGLALWRDELYEVKSRFGDPPLLHVERAATPLLGLVQYGAHLNGYVLRDGEPFMWLARRSLTKTTYPGLLDNLAAGGISSGLGAKQTMIKECWEEARIPPELAAQAVPTGCVSYAYEDKLKGVVRECLFVFDLEVPADFVPTVGDGEVQEFYLWPIDKVREAVSGTDFKPNCALVVLDFLLRHGLLQPDHEPLYLELVSAMHQVP, from the exons ATGGCGACGGGGCCGGGCTGGGCGGAGGGCATCCGCGGCTTGCTCCAGAAATTCACCTCCTTCCGCCGGCCAG GTGGGTGTCTGCCGCTGCTGGTCGGAGAGGAGCCGGTGGGGCTGGTGCCGCCGGCCGTGGCGCGGGAGCTGAGCGGCTTCCCCGAGGTGTTCTCCGTCGGGGCCgaggggccgggcccggcccaaGTGCGGCTCAACGGGAGCCTCACCTCCTGCCCCCAGCGCTCCGCCGCCGTGGCCCGCGTGCTGGCCCGCCTGCGGGACCGCCGCGCCTTCCCGGGGCTCGCCCTCTGGAGGGATGag TTGTACGAAGTGAAGTCCCGCTTCGGAGATCCGCCGCTGCTGCACGTGGAGCGAGCTGCCACTC CCCTGCTGGGCCTGGTCCAGTACGGGGCCCACCTCAACGGCTACGTGCTGCGGGATGGCGAGCCGTTCATGTGGTTGGCGCGGAGATCCCTGACCAAAACCACGTACCCGGGCCTTTTGGACAACTTG GCTGCCGGGGGCATCAGCTCAGGCCTGGGTGCGAAACAGACCATGATAAAGGAATGCTGGGAGGAGGCGCGCATCCCCCCGGAGCTGGCGGCTCAGGCGGTGCCCACCGGCTGTGTCAG CTACGCCTACGAGGACAAGTTGAAAGGGGTGGTGCGCGAGTGCCTGTTCGTCTTTGACCTGGAGGTGCCAGCGGACTTTGTGCCCACGGTGGGCGACGGGGAAGTGCAGGAGTTCTACCTCTGGCCGATCGACAAG gtCCGAGAGGCCGTGAGCGGCACCGACTTTAAACCCAACTGTGCCCTGGTGGTGCTGGATTTCCTTCTCCGCCATGGGCTCCTGCAGCCTGACCACG AACCCCTGTACCTGGAATTGGTCTCGGCGATGCACCAAGTGCCGTAG
- the LOC119929928 gene encoding rho guanine nucleotide exchange factor 3-like, which translates to MEKSEAIGDEMWPGRAPDPRERADTPAPLPDPTGKKRKQQVTPGEEPRIPQPLEDKGPRHKRVKPVLSSGPPPKGTPLQRLSQSIQRSMSFRPESSRLFGLSRRGSGMGPGPSGPSRRPRGGSCRLWTETFQRPAPEPLCDREVRRQEVIFELTTGEQQLVKDLTLVKKNYYEPMQTLAILSETELQQIFGTLDDLIPLHQDLLSQLQRARQEDGTVSEAGRILLGWLPGLRAYSSYCCNQVAAKVLLDHKKRARPVGNFLRLCQESNFSRRLDLWNFLDLPRSRLVKYPLLLRELLRHTAAEHPDWAPLQEAMTLSQDIVGTINRKTGEAECGYYRQRLVYPDEAQRAPGISRSRLLHCHGELRNNKGQRLHVFLFEEALVVTRLVTHEEQTGFQVYRQPLPLDQLILDDLPDGEARLRTSIRGAFAPGGERAKNAFRVRFREPALGQAHTLQADDAFNKQQWLSCIRQAVDGRPGRAPASPPGPEAADCSLAPLARLSLGSRRAPSPMDVS; encoded by the exons ATGGAGAAGTCTGAAGCCATAGGGGACGAAATGTG gcCTGGCAGGGCCCCGGATCCCAGGGAGCGCGCAGACACCCCGGCCCCGCTGCCCGATCCCACCGGG AAGAAGCGGAAGCAGCAAGTGACCCCAGGGGAGGAGCCGCGGATCCCACAGCCGCTGGAGGACAAG GGCCCCCGCCACAAGCGCGTCAAGCCGGTGCTGTCGTCCGGGCCCCCGCCCAAGGGCACCCCCCTGCAGCGGCTCAGCCAGTCCATCCAG CGGTCGATGAGTTTCCGTCCGGAGAGCTCCCGCCTGTTTGGCCTCAGCCGTCGGGGCAGCGGCATGGGCCCCGGACCGTCCGGACCAAGCCGGAGGCCCCGCGGGGGCAGCTGCCGCCTCTGGACCGAGACCTTCCAGCGTCCCGCCCCGGAACCCCTCTGCGACCGAGAAGTCAGGAGGCAGGAG GTGATCTTTGAACTGACGACTGGAGAGCAGCAGCTGGTGAAAGACCTGACCCTGGTGAAAAAG aACTACTACGAGCCCATGCAGACCCTGGCCATCTTGTCGGAGACGGAGCTCCAGCAGATCTTCGGCACACTGGACGATCTGATTCCCCTCCACCAAG ACTTGCTGAGCCAGCTCCAGCGTGCGCGGCAGGAGGACGGGACGGTGTCTGAAGCCGGACGGATTCTGCTCGGCTGG CTTCCCGGCCTGCGAGCCTACAGCTCCTACTGCTGCAATCAGGTAGCGGCCAAGGTGCTACTGGACCACAAGAAGCGGGCCCGGCCGGTGGGCAACTTCCTGCGGCTCTGCCAGGAGTCCAACTTCAGCCGTCGCCTCGACCTCTGGAACTTCCTGGACCTGCCCCGCAGTCGCTTGGTCAAGTACCCGCTGCTGCTGCGGGAGCTGCTCCGTCACACGGCGGCCGAACACCCTGACTGGGCCCCTCTGCAGGAAGCG ATGACGCTGTCGCAGGATATCGTGGGCACCATCAACCGGAAGACGGGAGAGGCCGAATGTGGCTACTACCGGCAGCGGCTCGTCTACCCGGATGAGGCCCAGCGGGCTCCGGGCATCTCCCGCTCCCGCCTGCTGCACTGTCACGGGGAGCTGCGCAACAACAAGGGGCAG aggcTGCACGTGTTTCTGTTCGAAGAGGCGCTGGTGGTGACGAGGCTGGTGACCCACGAGGAGCAGACCGGGTTCCAGGTGTACCGGCAGCCCCTGCCCCTGGACCAGCTGATCTTGGACGACCTTCCCGACGGGGAGGCCCGGCTCAGGACGTCCATCCGCGGGGCCTTCGCCCCGGGCGGCGAGAGAG CCAAGAACGCGTTCCGGGTGCGTTTCCGGGAGCCGGCCCTGGGCCAGGCCCACACGCTGCAGGCCGACGACGCCTTCAACAAGCAGCAGTGGCTGTCCTGCATTCGCCAGGCCGTGGACGGCCGCCCCGGGCGAGCCCCGGCCTCGCCCCCCGGGCCCGAGGCCGCCGACTGCTCCCTCGCCCCCCTGGCCCGGCTCAGCCTGGGCAGCCGCCGGGCCCCCTCGCCCATGGACGTCAGTTAG
- the LOC119929973 gene encoding adiponectin receptor protein 2-like isoform X2 produces MVRSAGSNPQVWEGRWRVIPHDVLPDWLKDNDFLLHGHRPPMPSFRACFRSIFRLHTETGNIWSHLLGCLFFLVLGIGYMFGPNTNFVAPVQERVVFGVFFLGAILCLSFSWLFHTVYCHSEKVSRTFSKLDYSGIALLIMGSFVPWLYYSFYCHPQPQVIYLVIICVLGTTAILVSQWDYFATPQYRAVRAGVFLGLGLSGLVPTLHFMLAEGFFRATTVGQIGWLFLMALLYILGVALYAARIPERFFPGKCDIWFHSHQIFHVLVVAAACVHLHGVSQLQAFRSSLGGDCAENTVLGH; encoded by the exons ATGGTGAGGAGCGCCGGCTCCAACCCGCAG GTGTGGGAGGGCCGCTGGAGGGTCATCCCCCACGACGTGCTGCCCGATTGGCTCAAGGACAACGATTTCCTGTTGCACGGACACCGCCCGCCCATGCCCTCTTTCCGCGCCTGCTTCCGCAGCATCTTCCGCCTGCACACGGAGACTGGCAACATCTGGTCCCACCTCCTCG GCTGTctgttcttcctggtcctggGCATTGGCTACATGTTCGGCCCCAACACCAACTTCGTGGCACCGGTGCAGGAGCGGGTGGTGTTCGGCGTCTTCTTCCTGGGTGCCATCTTGTGTCTCAGCttctcctggctcttccacaccGTTTACTGCCACTCGGAGAAGGTCTCCCGCACGTTTTCCAA GCTGGACTACTCGGGCATCGCTCTCCTGATCATGGGCAGCTTTGTACCCTGGCTCTACTACTCCTTCTactgccacccccagccccaggtcATCTACCTCGTCATCATCTGCGTGCTGGGCACCACTGCCATCCTGGTCTCCCAGTGGGACTACTTCGCCACGCCGCAGTACCGGGCCGTACGGGCGG GAGTGTTCCTGGGGCTGGGCCTAAGCGGGCTGGTGCCCACGCTGCACTTCATGCTGGCCGAGGGCTTCTTCCGCGCCACCACAGTGGGCCAGATCGGCTGGCTCTTCCTCATGGCCTTGCTTTACATCCTGGGGGTTGCCCTGTATGCCGCCCGGATCCCCGAGAGGTTCTTCCCAGGGAAGTGCGACATCTGG TTCCACTCTCACCAGATCTTCCACGTGCTGGTTGTGGCCGCGGCCTGCGTGCACCTCCACGGGGTCTCCCAGCTGCAGGCCTTCCGCTCCTCGCTGGGTGGGGACTGCGCCGAAAACACTGTGCTGGGACATTAA